From Quercus robur chromosome 8, dhQueRobu3.1, whole genome shotgun sequence:
ATTTTGAAGAATATCTCAGTGATCTCACACTTGCTTGGATGAAGTTGCATTAGCAACTTCTTTCTCGAACATTGATTCTTCTAAACCTTGATAGATCAATGTAAGAgcttgtttatttttctttgagcCTTTTGCTCGACTTCCTTTTGATTTAGAGTCAAACATACTTCATCTTATCACTCCACATGACCTTTCTCTAGTATTTCCCATGTGTCTTAGGATTCAAGTAATGCCTTCATTCGGATActtcaattattaaaattttctttgttaaacCAAAGGAAATTGAATTGACACCATCATGTTGTCAATCTCATTCTCATCATAAACCCATTGGCTTTGATTCTATCTTGTTGAAATTTGGTGAGCCCACACACTCAAACTCACATACCACTCACAATGGAAGAGACTCATTCTCAAAGGAAGATATAATGGAGAGGAAAGGGGAAGAGAACTCTTTTGCATTCTTATTTATCTTCCTCACTCTTGGTTTCAAATGGATGGATGCATGGGGTATATATACTCCACAAGTAACCATAACTTTGTCCTTAATAAATTCTCGTATGCATTCACTCCATAAACTTCTCTCATTTGCTTCATGTGTGTTTAACTCCTATACTAACTTATCCTAAAATTAAAGTGCATCTAAAAAACCAAGGTCATTTATCTAACTTCGCTATGGACTTAAGATGTCTACTCCAAGTCCAACCATGACAATTTTGGTGAAGTTGAGTACTTCACTCCATATAAAAGAAACCATTAAAGAGAGTGATGTGCACCGAATGTTCAATGCAAAATGTATATGCTCTTTCAGACATAAAAGGTAGGTTGTTGGCCAATGTAAAAACTTAGTACTTCATCATGAATGGAACATTCACAAAGACTCCTATTAGTGACATACTACATTGAACCCAATGTTTTGACAAATGGATATGGGTGCTCCATGAACatacaatttataaattatgatatataggaaaagaccaaaaaaaaaaaaaaaaacaggggtAGGGAAATAAAGTTCTTAAATAAGTTGTTGAGATTAATTAGGAGTATATGGGATACATCtatattaataaaacttattttaagagAGGACATAAGTAACATAGTGTGTACGCTCCTCAAATAGGTTAGAAGAATTCACTTAGCAAAAGTTTTGGAAGAACATTGATAAATTGATATAACGGCTACCAAtgagaaaatgatttttattggATGATACTTGAATGATCATGTTGGAAAGGAGAGTGGGGGATATGAAGGAGCTCATGTAGATCGGTATGGAGGAATGAGCTAGGAGATGTTATTTTAGACTTGCAACTACGTATGATATGATTTTGACAAACACTTGGTTCAAGAAGTGGGATTCACACTTAATTACCTTCTAAAAATTGGGCCAAATGTTAGTCATATATGTTTCATCTTTACTCGAAAAGTTGATAGTAGATGTTATAAATATCGTAAGATGAtatcatgagagagagagagagagatagagcaTAATCATTATTCAACatgggcaaaacttaggtacagtacttaggtgctgttccttaggttcccctcttaagattctgccatgtggatttttcCTCATGGGATTAAAGTgcattttttagttaagtagtcacatggCTCAATCTTAAATGGGAAACTTAAGGAATAGCACCtaaggtattgtacctaagttttttATATAGCTTGGTGATACTAGGTATTTGTATTAGAAGATGGGAAAGAAGGGATAGTGGACGAAGAAATCCAAGAACTAGGTGttcaaagggaaagaaaaacaagagaCTCGAATTGCGTAAAGTCTATTAAAGATGAGCTGTAAGAATCTAGttaataaagaagaaattaaagagagaaaaaaaaattattaccaatatattatataaaaaaaaaatcaaaagaacattgatatttattataaactatCTTAAtcatttattacaatttttgttcttaaaagaTGTGCTTAAGCCATGTATGTATAACTCAATGTTAGCATTACATGTTTTATAACGTCCTTCCACCATGTTACTTACTAaaagtaattattaaaaaattttactatGTGAAACTTTATTGCTGAAGTTTcaagaaatttcaaatattaCTTCCACTGGAGCTCTATTACCCAAAATTTTACGAAATTTAAAACAagtttaactttttattttaaatcgttcaaataaattataatctattataaattttgtattttgataaaaatttggCCTTACATGATGTGTTTCACCATGTaacttaaattattaattttattttatttgcacTCTATTATGCTTTTCGATTTCAATAGTATAAtaggaatattttattttatttaaatatgatttttaacCATGATCCCACAGACATAGTGTAGCATgtatgtctatatatatatatatatatatacactaaatTTGTTCACTTATACACTGAACAAAccatttatttggaaaaaaaattatgtttatttagtcttttttttttttttttgaaaaaaaaaggtttacaTATGCAAGTTAATAAGAgattttcagcaataaatttgaaaaaggataaatagcttcttcttcttcttttaatgaTGCTAAGTAAGGAGAACTGGCTACTTATCTAGGAAAGAGTCCACTGtaagattttatttaaaaatatacgGAAAAGGAACTATCATATTGCATTAATTATTCCTAAATAAAATCTCGATCAATTATTCTGATCAAAATTAAGCAAGTAGATAACTGAGAGAAATGAGAGAAGTAACGAATTGTCACCTCTATTTTCATAGTAGTGAAGCTTCATATTCAAATCATCAGCTATCACCTGTGTTGAGATTGCCATGTTTACAGATTTTGAACTTCCTCGCATTTCTCTCTCAAGGACATCTATGCATAACTTGTCTTTGTTAGATTCTTGCCCCTGATTTGTCTTCTCATTGTAATCCTTTGGCCTAGTTAACCTCCTACATATTGCAACAGCAGTTTGTCCATCGAATGTACTTTCTGATGCAGAGGCTCCCTTGTGCAGCAATGCCACTAGAATTGATGGCTCCTTACGCCTTGCAGCCACATGAAGTATGGTATATCCTCGACCATTTCTACAGTTGAGATCAGCCGAGTCTAAGTTGAGCACCTCCTTAACAATCTTAGGATCACAGTATGCAGCAGCATAGTGAAGGGCATAAGCTTGATCTAAAGTGATATTAGATTCACTCAGTAGCATCTTCACTAATTCAACATCATCAGAGTCCAATGCCTTGTGGATTCTCCTAATTCTCTTTTCATGTAAGGGGTCCATTACTACTTCTGGTACAATAAGTTCGGCCTCCTGCTGAGATTTGAGACGGAGTGATATgatttcttttgaaacttcacaAGGAAGTTCTTTTTCAAGAGATATATTGTCAAGATCTGATCTTTCTACTCTATGGATACAGTGAGAGAGGAGCTGGTTCAGTTGGCAGTGGAAGGCAGCCACAAGAATTGGAATAACATCTTCTGCAAGAGCCTTATCAACAAAGTTGAGGAGACGGCGCTGCAAGCATGCGTACATTTAGTATTGAGTCAGAATGAAGTTGAGGAGATGGCTGTATGCCTTTTCAATGAACTACTAAGTAACTCTACTTGCTAAAACTACTATCAATTTTTTACCACAAAAGATCTATAGACTGACATGGCAATGAATGCGATCAATATCACTTTATCAACATAATACATAGaaatgtaaattatttttttgtgatttgtggcATGTTAGTTTGAAaggtttatataataaaatttgtaatatgcATCACTCAAGCCACTAATGGTCATTTTGAGTTTCATTGAATATATCAATACTTCTCACATGTTATGGAACCCAAGTTATATCATTTGACTTAGATATGATTAACAAGTGCtccaaaatttgttttcattCATATCCAATTGAAGCCATTTAGTAAAACAAGTTTTTAAGACAAGCTCACATTCTTGAGACAAGAATAGAATGATTAGCATAATATCATGAACAAGACAGATAAAGAGTTTTTAACCACAAATTAATGGAAGTATGTCCGACTCACCTGAACAACCAGAACGAGCTCTTTCATCTGAAAAGTGGCAGAAGCATACATCAATTCCAAAGCATAATTAATAGCAGGGCGGCATGCATCATGTGCACAATCATCATCAACACAAGTTGATACTTCTGGTGGCGATGGCTTAAGCTTCCCAGTGTACAAATAAGACAAGAAGACATTAAATGCTTCATATCCAACTCTACCATAAGGCACTAAATCAGACATGGAATACCTTGGCTTGCCTTCCTTCACCTCACCACCATTTCCCCTCTTGAAAAGCTGGTGAAAAAATTGACTCCTTGCAGCCAATATAGACCGATGGACACCCACAGGGATGTCCTCAACAACAATCACTGCATCGCTATACTCATACTCAGAATCAATTAATAACTTCTCGAGATTGGCGCTGAGCTTGTTTAGACTCAAATTGTCAAGATTGGAGCAGCCAGTGGCAGCTGCAGATAAATTTTGACTACTAGACCCATTTGATAGATAAGATGACGAAGCAAAAGTCAAGGACGAAGACATTTCATTCCCATTATCCATGGCTTAAAATCTAGGAGATCCTACTTGGGCCTAACAAGGCTTAAGGGAATCAGCAGCTAAACCTCATATAGTAACTCCAAAATTCTACAAATGAATAATACAACTAATTAAGGTGACCCAATTGAGGAAAACACTTTAAAATCCCAAAACCATGCTTAAAACAGCTAAAAAAAACccgaaaaaaaatatatgaaaatccAGAGCTTGAACTTAATTTCTAAGCAATACCCATTTGCTGAAAATCaccaatcctttttttttaatgaaacaagCATAACTATCTGTAGATTTAAGTAATTATTATTCCAAAAACAAAGACACCCATGATTGATTCATAAGTCTAATCATGGTTAACAAGCAAGAACCAAATATGAACTACTAACACCTTGATAAAAGGTTCAAAGAGACTTATAAATCAACACTAGAACACAAAGACAGCCCTTGACTTGACttcaataaatacaaaaatgaagaagaagcatAAGATGAAGAATCTGCAGCAAAGTTGAGTAAAAAGATCT
This genomic window contains:
- the LOC126696765 gene encoding BTB/POZ domain and ankyrin repeat-containing protein NPR1-like yields the protein MDNGNEMSSSLTFASSSYLSNGSSSQNLSAAATGCSNLDNLSLNKLSANLEKLLIDSEYEYSDAVIVVEDIPVGVHRSILAARSQFFHQLFKRGNGGEVKEGKPRYSMSDLVPYGRVGYEAFNVFLSYLYTGKLKPSPPEVSTCVDDDCAHDACRPAINYALELMYASATFQMKELVLVVQRRLLNFVDKALAEDVIPILVAAFHCQLNQLLSHCIHRVERSDLDNISLEKELPCEVSKEIISLRLKSQQEAELIVPEVVMDPLHEKRIRRIHKALDSDDVELVKMLLSESNITLDQAYALHYAAAYCDPKIVKEVLNLDSADLNCRNGRGYTILHVAARRKEPSILVALLHKGASASESTFDGQTAVAICRRLTRPKDYNEKTNQGQESNKDKLCIDVLEREMRGSSKSVNMAISTQVIADDLNMKLHYYENRVAFARLLFPAEARVAMEIADASSTSPYTGLSASKGSKGSSGNLREVDLNETPSVRAKRLQSRLHVLLKTVETGRRYFPNCSERLDKFLEDDDMPDAFFLDKGTPEEQKMKKMRFMELKDDVQKAFYKDIAESRSGLSSSSSSSSSPKKEGANHKVRRK